In a single window of the Bradyrhizobium erythrophlei genome:
- a CDS encoding ABC transporter ATP-binding protein, translated as MSKITLKNVVKRYDSSVAVREMSLEIEDGEFLALLGPSGCGKTTTLRMIAGFIEVSDGRIFFADQDVTDLPANRRNTGMVFQGFALFPHMTAAQNVAYGLEMRRVPKAETKERVAKVLDLVQLGGFAERMPRQLSGGQQQRVALARALVINPHVLLLDEPLSALDAKLRHEVRLQIRQLQQSLGLTTIFVTHDQEEALSLADRLVVMNAGRIEQIGSPADLYERPASPFVADFIGKTNFFKGTMTGDMFSTDFGLSLKVAPRVAAATLLGVRPEKIKIAKRSEAGPAGQGDINAIDGVVELVSYLGPSTEYCVRISGDHRVLVQQSNRVAAEGLEVGQPAVLTIPPEWCFMFKADANADDLKAVRPG; from the coding sequence GTGTCCAAGATTACTCTCAAGAATGTCGTGAAGCGATACGACTCCAGCGTCGCGGTGAGGGAGATGTCGCTCGAGATCGAGGACGGAGAGTTCCTTGCGCTCCTCGGTCCGAGCGGTTGCGGCAAGACCACAACCCTTCGCATGATCGCGGGCTTCATCGAGGTCAGCGACGGCAGGATTTTCTTCGCGGATCAGGACGTCACCGATCTTCCCGCGAACCGGCGCAACACCGGCATGGTGTTCCAGGGTTTTGCGCTATTCCCGCATATGACCGCGGCGCAGAACGTCGCCTACGGGCTGGAAATGCGCCGCGTTCCCAAAGCGGAGACCAAGGAACGGGTCGCCAAGGTTCTCGATCTCGTGCAACTCGGCGGGTTCGCCGAGAGGATGCCGCGCCAGCTTTCCGGTGGCCAGCAGCAACGCGTTGCGCTGGCGCGCGCACTGGTCATCAACCCTCATGTGCTGTTGCTGGACGAGCCGCTGTCGGCGCTGGACGCCAAGCTGCGGCACGAGGTGAGGCTGCAGATACGGCAGTTGCAGCAGTCGCTTGGTCTCACGACGATTTTCGTGACCCACGACCAGGAAGAGGCTCTGAGCCTGGCCGATAGGCTCGTCGTGATGAATGCCGGACGGATCGAGCAGATCGGGAGCCCCGCCGATCTTTACGAACGGCCGGCGAGTCCGTTCGTGGCCGACTTCATCGGCAAGACGAATTTCTTCAAGGGAACGATGACGGGCGACATGTTTTCGACGGATTTCGGCCTGTCATTGAAAGTCGCTCCGCGCGTCGCAGCCGCGACGCTGTTGGGGGTGCGGCCGGAGAAGATCAAGATCGCAAAGCGCTCCGAAGCCGGACCGGCCGGGCAAGGGGATATCAACGCGATCGACGGTGTCGTCGAACTCGTCAGTTACCTCGGTCCCTCCACGGAATATTGCGTCAGGATTTCCGGAGATCACCGCGTTCTCGTGCAGCAATCCAATCGCGTTGCCGCGGAAGGGCTGGAGGTCGGACAACCGGCGGTGCTTACGATCCCCCCTGAATGGTGTTTCATGTTCAAGGCCGATGCAAATGCCGACGACTTGAAGGCTGTACGTCCGGGATAG
- a CDS encoding dipeptidase, whose translation MPSQLHEESVVIDGLIISNFGRPVFEDMRKGGLTAVNCTCCVWEGFTDTMRNVMRWKKWFNDHSDLLKQVYTTEDILAAKQEGKTGIILGWQNISGIEDQIGYLGLFKELGVGVIQMAYNTQNLVGSGCYETKDGGLSDFGHDVVSEMNRLGILCDLSHVGPQTSIDVILASKQPVAYSHCLPSGLKAHPRNKTDEQLKFIVDHGGFVGVTMFPPFLKRGASAKVDDYVEAIEYVINICGEKNVGIGTDFTQGYGQPFFDWITHDKGYGRKLTDFGDVVNPEGIRTIGDWPNLTATMEKRGWSTSRIESVIGRNWLGLLRNVWGA comes from the coding sequence ATGCCGTCACAGTTGCATGAAGAGTCGGTCGTCATCGATGGTCTGATCATTTCCAATTTCGGCCGGCCGGTTTTCGAGGACATGCGAAAAGGTGGTCTGACCGCGGTCAATTGCACTTGCTGCGTGTGGGAAGGTTTCACCGATACCATGCGCAATGTGATGCGCTGGAAGAAGTGGTTCAACGATCACAGCGATCTGCTCAAGCAGGTTTACACCACTGAGGATATCCTGGCTGCCAAGCAGGAGGGCAAAACGGGGATCATCCTGGGCTGGCAAAACATATCCGGCATCGAGGACCAGATCGGCTACCTCGGCCTTTTCAAGGAACTGGGAGTCGGTGTCATCCAGATGGCGTACAACACCCAAAATCTCGTCGGTTCCGGCTGCTATGAGACAAAGGACGGCGGATTATCCGACTTCGGTCACGATGTCGTATCCGAGATGAACAGGCTTGGGATTCTCTGCGACCTGTCGCACGTCGGACCTCAGACGAGTATCGACGTGATACTCGCCTCCAAACAGCCCGTCGCGTATTCGCACTGTTTGCCTTCGGGCCTAAAGGCACATCCGCGCAACAAGACCGACGAGCAATTGAAATTTATCGTTGATCACGGAGGCTTCGTGGGCGTGACGATGTTTCCTCCTTTTCTCAAAAGAGGCGCTTCCGCCAAGGTCGACGATTACGTCGAGGCAATCGAATACGTGATCAATATCTGCGGTGAGAAAAACGTCGGTATTGGTACCGATTTCACTCAAGGATATGGACAGCCGTTCTTTGACTGGATCACGCATGACAAGGGATACGGTCGCAAGCTGACGGATTTTGGCGACGTCGTGAATCCGGAAGGGATCCGTACAATCGGCGACTGGCCCAATCTGACGGCGACGATGGAGAAGCGGGGCTGGAGCACAAGCCGTATTGAATCAGTGATCGGCAGAAACTGGCTTGGCCTGCTCAGAAACGTCTGGGGCGCTTAA
- a CDS encoding prolyl-tRNA synthetase associated domain-containing protein codes for MDMKKSDALLAYLQTKGITAKTFEHPPVHTVEESQKLRGDISGIHTKNLFLRDGKKNFYLFITGENVSVNLKSLARKIGAKGGLSFGSAESLMDLLGVAPGSVSVLAAVNDEEKRVTIVIDMQLLAASAINCHPLTNCRTTSLSKTDLIDFLNSIGRTPIYVSLFEDGQDREAN; via the coding sequence ATGGACATGAAGAAAAGCGATGCGCTTCTGGCTTACCTCCAGACGAAGGGGATAACTGCAAAGACTTTTGAGCATCCGCCCGTGCATACGGTGGAGGAGTCCCAAAAGCTTCGGGGAGACATTTCTGGAATCCACACGAAGAATCTTTTTTTGCGGGACGGCAAGAAGAACTTCTATCTCTTCATAACCGGGGAAAATGTCTCGGTTAACCTTAAGTCTTTGGCTCGAAAGATCGGAGCAAAGGGTGGATTGTCCTTCGGCTCCGCCGAATCCCTTATGGATCTGTTGGGCGTCGCGCCCGGATCGGTATCGGTATTGGCGGCAGTCAATGACGAGGAGAAAAGAGTTACGATTGTGATAGACATGCAGCTTCTTGCGGCATCAGCGATCAATTGCCATCCGCTCACTAACTGCCGCACAACATCTCTTTCAAAAACCGATCTTATCGATTTCTTGAACTCCATCGGGCGAACGCCGATTTATGTTTCTCTTTTCGAAGATGGGCAGGATCGAGAAGCGAACTGA
- a CDS encoding CocE/NonD family hydrolase: MADNDLRGNSWIVPPSRYIQGRPAAYLIQRPRSVYLTMRDGCNIAADIYLPGGDDKGTHWPTILIQTPYYRRFAVDPAAKDVEPSPNVAKYRDAFVPRGYAVVIVDVRGTGASFGTRDSFRSPRERDDAHEIADWIIAQPWSNGALGATGISYLGAASDFLASTSHRAVKAIAPLFAVWDTYLDNYYPGGILLTSLADVYERLMLGLDQDQRDILKQFSYYSDPNFRGPQPVDDDADGSECKAAVAEHAGNFRMPDFMRALAFRNEPLLDYQGLSSSSISPSSYSAGTRDDVAVYSVSGWMDGAGYANGAISRFLTLPNRNKYLLLGPWDHGARINSSRWRAGETPEFDIFAEIVRFFDEHLMGIDTGLRNEKPVHYFTVHEERWRAADTWPPFRSSTRFFLSEGGELSEAAGPSAADGYDVDFEIGTGNFTRYERIAAIDSREYYTDWNGRDRAMLNYTSPPLALNAEITGNCTASLWVSSNATDFALHVYISEIFPDGQAHYVTEGLLRALHRRPSDPPANYQTPCVFRSCARADAQSMPVDRPELLRFSLLPVSWTFLAGSRIRLSISGADADHCERILGEDPLRLRFLRGGADASFVELPLRFL; encoded by the coding sequence ATGGCTGACAACGACTTGAGAGGGAATAGCTGGATCGTACCGCCAAGCAGGTACATCCAGGGCAGGCCAGCGGCGTATCTGATACAGCGGCCCAGGTCGGTCTATCTGACGATGCGGGATGGCTGCAACATCGCGGCTGATATCTATCTGCCCGGCGGGGATGACAAGGGCACGCATTGGCCGACAATCCTGATCCAGACGCCGTATTACCGGCGTTTTGCGGTCGATCCGGCGGCGAAAGACGTCGAACCATCGCCCAACGTTGCGAAATATCGCGACGCCTTTGTCCCGCGCGGTTATGCAGTTGTCATCGTCGACGTTCGCGGCACCGGCGCGAGCTTCGGGACACGCGACAGCTTCCGCTCGCCGCGTGAACGCGACGACGCCCACGAGATCGCCGACTGGATCATCGCACAACCGTGGTCGAACGGCGCTCTCGGCGCGACGGGCATATCCTATCTCGGCGCCGCCAGCGACTTTCTGGCGAGCACGTCACATCGCGCCGTCAAGGCTATCGCACCCTTGTTCGCGGTTTGGGATACTTATCTGGACAATTATTATCCCGGCGGGATTCTGCTCACGAGTCTGGCTGACGTCTACGAGCGACTGATGCTGGGCCTCGACCAGGACCAACGAGATATCCTGAAGCAATTCTCCTATTACTCCGATCCAAACTTCCGCGGGCCGCAGCCGGTGGACGACGATGCGGATGGATCCGAATGCAAGGCGGCGGTCGCCGAGCATGCAGGTAACTTTCGCATGCCCGACTTCATGCGTGCACTGGCTTTCAGAAACGAACCTCTGCTGGACTATCAGGGCCTGTCTTCGAGCAGCATCAGCCCCTCCAGCTATTCGGCTGGAACGAGGGATGACGTCGCGGTTTATTCCGTTTCCGGATGGATGGACGGCGCCGGCTACGCCAATGGCGCGATAAGTCGGTTTCTGACGCTCCCCAATCGCAACAAATATCTCCTGCTCGGCCCCTGGGATCACGGGGCACGCATCAATTCGTCACGATGGCGTGCCGGTGAAACGCCGGAGTTCGATATTTTTGCGGAGATTGTCCGGTTCTTCGATGAGCATTTGATGGGTATCGATACCGGATTGCGGAACGAGAAGCCCGTCCATTATTTCACCGTCCACGAAGAGCGCTGGCGGGCTGCGGATACCTGGCCGCCGTTCAGGTCGTCAACGCGCTTCTTTCTTTCCGAGGGTGGCGAACTTTCGGAAGCAGCCGGGCCCTCCGCTGCGGACGGCTATGATGTGGACTTCGAAATAGGAACCGGCAATTTCACCCGATACGAGCGAATCGCGGCTATCGACAGCCGGGAGTACTACACCGACTGGAACGGTCGCGATCGCGCGATGCTGAACTACACGAGTCCCCCGCTTGCGCTGAATGCGGAGATCACGGGAAACTGCACGGCGTCACTTTGGGTTTCGAGCAACGCGACAGATTTCGCGCTTCACGTATACATTTCGGAGATATTTCCGGACGGCCAGGCGCACTACGTCACGGAAGGCTTGCTACGTGCGCTGCATAGACGCCCGTCTGATCCGCCGGCTAACTATCAAACACCGTGCGTGTTTCGCTCTTGCGCACGCGCTGATGCTCAAAGCATGCCGGTGGACCGGCCCGAGTTGCTGAGATTTTCGTTGCTGCCGGTTTCTTGGACATTTCTCGCGGGCAGCAGAATCAGGCTGTCCATCTCCGGAGCGGATGCGGATCACTGCGAAAGGATTCTCGGCGAAGATCCGCTCCGCCTTCGATTCCTGCGAGGCGGCGCGGATGCCTCATTCGTCGAGCTACCGCTCAGATTTCTGTAG
- a CDS encoding amidohydrolase, whose amino-acid sequence MNDITVYRARKVITMDAGRPFASCVAVMDGRVLSTGTIESMQPWLKRYPHKIDDTFADKVIMPGLIDPHTHFAFSAGYLAMHYIGPIDSPGPAGINPGLPTRPEVIAKLREADKSDPDSTAPLIAWGLDPASQGGHLHRDELDQVSTTRPIWVISYAPHFTYLNSAALVRAKVPDNSNVHGVMRYPDGRLNGQFVELEAGRVALGAMRDAIAERGGVEGLRRMGDIARKAGVTTTAEMIFGKGSFENEWQLHAKVVPDDSYPVRMGLVSLEMSLYADHGSKSVDFLLEAMKRSNDKLFFHGVKFLSDGSFPAMSLRLNFPGYLDGSNGLRNDVPWDELHERMLPFWKAGIQIHCHANGDEAVDASLNALAKLQNIQPKFDHRFTLEHYCISTPDQARRLKALGGVASVNNYFVHYRSQLHSEEGFGPDRSEAVARLGSLEREGVIFALHSDYSLVLVPLHPLTAAWVAVNRIALDGKTVLAPGERISVERALRAITIDAAYVLGAEQRLGSLEPGKLADFAILESDPFEVDPMDLKDIKIWGTVLGGRIQPA is encoded by the coding sequence ATGAACGACATCACAGTCTATCGCGCACGCAAGGTCATCACGATGGATGCCGGTCGTCCGTTTGCCAGCTGCGTTGCTGTGATGGACGGCCGTGTCCTGTCGACGGGAACGATTGAGTCGATGCAGCCATGGCTCAAGCGTTATCCGCACAAAATCGACGACACATTCGCAGACAAGGTCATCATGCCGGGGCTGATCGACCCTCATACGCATTTTGCGTTTTCGGCGGGCTATCTCGCCATGCACTATATCGGGCCGATCGATTCGCCGGGGCCGGCCGGGATCAACCCGGGCCTGCCGACACGCCCCGAGGTCATCGCCAAGCTGCGCGAGGCCGACAAGTCCGATCCCGATTCTACCGCGCCGCTGATCGCCTGGGGCCTCGATCCAGCCTCACAAGGCGGCCATCTCCATCGCGACGAACTTGATCAGGTTTCCACAACGCGACCGATCTGGGTTATCTCCTATGCCCCGCACTTCACCTATCTGAACAGCGCGGCGCTGGTCCGGGCCAAGGTGCCCGACAACTCCAACGTCCATGGCGTGATGCGTTATCCCGATGGCCGGTTGAACGGCCAGTTTGTTGAGCTTGAAGCCGGTCGTGTCGCGCTCGGCGCGATGAGGGACGCCATCGCCGAGCGCGGCGGTGTCGAGGGGTTGCGCAGGATGGGTGATATCGCCCGCAAGGCAGGCGTAACGACGACCGCCGAGATGATTTTCGGGAAGGGCAGCTTCGAGAATGAATGGCAACTGCATGCGAAAGTGGTGCCAGACGACAGCTACCCGGTACGCATGGGGCTGGTGTCGCTGGAGATGTCGCTCTACGCGGACCATGGCAGCAAGTCCGTGGATTTCTTGTTGGAGGCAATGAAGCGGAGCAACGACAAGCTGTTCTTTCACGGCGTCAAGTTCCTGTCGGACGGATCATTCCCGGCGATGTCGCTGCGCCTCAACTTCCCGGGTTATCTCGACGGCAGCAACGGTCTGAGGAACGATGTTCCCTGGGATGAGCTCCACGAGCGCATGCTTCCGTTCTGGAAAGCGGGCATTCAGATACATTGTCACGCCAATGGCGACGAAGCGGTCGATGCCTCGCTGAATGCGCTTGCGAAGCTACAGAACATCCAGCCGAAGTTCGATCATCGCTTCACCCTCGAACACTATTGCATCAGCACGCCCGATCAGGCCCGCCGGCTCAAGGCTTTGGGCGGTGTGGCCAGCGTGAACAACTACTTCGTACACTATCGCAGTCAGTTGCACAGCGAGGAGGGATTTGGCCCCGACCGGTCAGAGGCGGTGGCGCGGCTGGGCTCGCTTGAACGGGAAGGCGTGATCTTCGCGTTGCATTCCGACTATTCGTTGGTCCTTGTGCCGCTGCATCCGTTGACCGCCGCGTGGGTCGCGGTGAACCGCATTGCGCTTGACGGGAAGACGGTGCTTGCGCCGGGTGAAAGGATCAGCGTCGAGCGGGCCTTGCGCGCGATCACCATCGACGCCGCCTATGTTCTCGGCGCGGAGCAAAGACTGGGCAGTCTCGAACCCGGCAAGCTGGCCGATTTCGCGATCCTTGAAAGTGACCCGTTCGAGGTCGACCCGATGGATCTGAAGGACATCAAAATCTGGGGCACGGTCCTCGGCGGAAGAATTCAACCGGCATGA
- a CDS encoding CobW family GTP-binding protein: MTSGPQKGADGAGDLRRLAAGRETLAMLTGIFEAARLIPAQTAAKTGSLPLTVISGFLGAGKTTLVNRLLSETHGRRIAVLVNDFGAVNIDEELIRSRSEDAIGLANGCACCSIAGDLTRALLRLLQRPDPPDAIVLEASGLADPHGIAQVALANPAIRLDGVLTLVDGETFLNRIRDPEILPTISSQLMAADLVVLNKTDLINGNRHLVRSRLEEFAGQRTIIEVVQADVPVDIVLGVNTKRSSSFQCAMEGHASAFSSWTCSWDVPLDRDWLAAALRQLPAYVIRAKGIFHFENEPARRFVYQRVGRRENLEAEAVSPSPPRSRLVVIGSSAAWNPRDISRHFPPCR; this comes from the coding sequence ATGACTTCGGGCCCGCAAAAGGGAGCGGATGGCGCCGGAGATTTGCGCCGTCTGGCAGCCGGCCGCGAAACCCTGGCGATGCTGACGGGAATCTTCGAGGCCGCCCGGTTGATTCCTGCTCAGACAGCGGCAAAGACCGGATCGTTGCCGCTGACCGTCATCAGCGGCTTTCTCGGTGCCGGGAAGACGACGCTGGTCAATCGCCTCCTGTCCGAAACTCACGGGCGGCGGATCGCGGTGCTCGTCAACGACTTCGGCGCCGTCAATATCGATGAAGAACTGATACGCTCGCGAAGCGAAGATGCGATCGGCCTGGCTAATGGGTGCGCTTGCTGCTCGATCGCGGGAGACCTCACAAGGGCCCTGCTTCGGTTGCTTCAGAGACCCGATCCGCCGGATGCTATTGTTCTCGAGGCCAGTGGGCTCGCCGATCCGCACGGCATCGCGCAGGTCGCGCTGGCAAATCCGGCAATTCGGCTGGACGGGGTCCTGACGCTGGTGGACGGGGAGACGTTCCTTAACCGGATCCGCGATCCTGAAATCCTGCCGACCATTTCGTCCCAACTCATGGCGGCGGATCTGGTCGTCCTGAACAAGACCGACCTGATCAACGGCAACAGGCATCTCGTTCGGTCGCGCCTCGAGGAATTTGCCGGGCAGCGAACGATCATCGAGGTGGTGCAGGCCGATGTTCCCGTTGACATCGTGCTTGGAGTTAACACGAAGCGGTCCTCAAGTTTCCAGTGCGCCATGGAAGGGCACGCATCCGCGTTCTCGAGCTGGACATGCAGCTGGGACGTTCCGCTCGATCGGGACTGGTTGGCGGCCGCGTTGCGTCAGCTTCCAGCGTATGTGATCAGGGCGAAGGGAATTTTTCATTTTGAAAATGAGCCGGCGCGTCGTTTCGTCTATCAGCGCGTAGGGCGGCGCGAGAATCTTGAGGCGGAAGCGGTGTCGCCGTCGCCACCGCGCTCCCGCCTCGTGGTCATAGGTTCGTCCGCCGCGTGGAACCCGAGGGATATCTCCCGGCATTTTCCGCCGTGCCGATAA
- a CDS encoding sarcosine oxidase subunit beta family protein, with translation MQKFSALSLFRRGLGGHANWQRQWRSPDPKPQYDVVIVGGGGHGLATAFYLADRYGISNVAVVERGWLGGGNTGRNTTIIRSNYLFDESARLYEHALKLWEGLSQELNYNVMYSPRGVLMLAHNIHDVQSFKRHVHANRLNGIDNEWLSPQECKEFCPPLNVGGAMRYPILGGALQRRGGTARHDAVAWGYARAADARGVDILENCEVTGIRRGPSGAVTGVDTSRGFIAAKKVGVVAAGNTSVVMDMAGVRLPLESFPLQALVSEPVKPAFPCVVMSNTIHAYISQSDKGEMVIGAGTDAYTSYTQRGALHIASHTLDAICELVPMFRRLRMLRNWGGVVDVTPDRSPIIARTPIAGLYVNCGWGTGGFKATPGSGDVFAWTIAKDEPHRINAPFTIERFRDGVLIDEAAAAAVAH, from the coding sequence ATGCAGAAATTTTCAGCGCTTTCCCTGTTTCGGCGCGGCCTTGGCGGCCATGCAAACTGGCAACGGCAGTGGCGCTCGCCCGATCCAAAGCCGCAATACGATGTCGTGATTGTCGGCGGCGGCGGTCACGGCCTCGCCACGGCCTTCTATCTGGCGGACCGGTACGGCATATCGAACGTCGCGGTCGTGGAACGGGGCTGGCTTGGTGGCGGCAACACCGGGCGCAACACGACGATCATTCGCTCGAACTATCTGTTTGACGAAAGCGCCAGGCTGTACGAACACGCCTTGAAGCTTTGGGAGGGCCTGTCGCAGGAGCTCAATTACAACGTCATGTATTCGCCGCGCGGCGTGCTGATGCTGGCGCACAACATCCACGACGTCCAGAGCTTCAAGCGGCATGTTCATGCCAACAGGCTGAACGGCATCGACAATGAATGGCTATCGCCGCAGGAGTGCAAGGAGTTCTGTCCGCCATTGAACGTCGGCGGCGCCATGCGCTATCCCATTCTCGGCGGCGCGTTGCAGCGGCGCGGCGGCACCGCGCGGCACGACGCCGTGGCATGGGGATATGCGCGAGCGGCGGATGCCCGAGGCGTCGATATCCTCGAGAATTGCGAAGTGACAGGGATCAGGCGCGGACCATCCGGCGCCGTCACGGGTGTCGACACGTCTCGCGGGTTCATTGCGGCGAAAAAGGTCGGGGTCGTTGCCGCCGGCAACACCAGTGTCGTGATGGACATGGCGGGCGTGAGATTGCCGCTGGAAAGCTTTCCCTTGCAGGCGCTGGTCTCCGAACCCGTCAAGCCGGCATTTCCGTGCGTGGTGATGTCCAACACCATCCATGCCTATATCTCCCAGTCGGACAAAGGCGAGATGGTCATCGGGGCGGGCACCGATGCCTACACGTCCTACACGCAGCGCGGCGCGCTGCACATCGCCAGTCATACGCTCGATGCGATCTGCGAGCTGGTGCCGATGTTCCGGCGGCTGCGGATGCTTCGTAATTGGGGTGGTGTCGTCGATGTCACGCCGGACCGGTCTCCGATCATTGCCAGGACGCCGATTGCCGGCCTCTATGTGAATTGCGGCTGGGGCACAGGTGGCTTCAAGGCCACGCCCGGATCGGGCGACGTCTTTGCCTGGACGATCGCCAAGGATGAGCCGCATCGGATCAACGCACCCTTCACCATCGAACGTTTCCGGGACGGCGTCCTGATCGACGAAGCCGCCGCCGCCGCCGTTGCCCACTGA
- a CDS encoding sarcosine oxidase subunit delta — protein sequence MLLICCPYCGPRPELEFSYGGEAHIARPLDPMSLDDEAWTAYLYLRSNPKGMHAERWRHFHGCGRFFNVRRDTTSDMIVATYRTGEPPPVAATTEAAR from the coding sequence ATGCTCTTGATTTGTTGCCCCTATTGCGGTCCCCGGCCCGAGCTCGAATTTTCCTATGGAGGCGAGGCACACATCGCCCGCCCGCTCGATCCCATGAGTCTCGATGACGAGGCGTGGACCGCCTATCTTTATCTGCGCAGCAACCCGAAGGGCATGCATGCCGAGCGCTGGCGGCATTTCCACGGTTGCGGCCGTTTCTTCAACGTGCGGCGCGATACGACCAGCGACATGATCGTGGCGACGTACCGGACCGGAGAGCCGCCACCCGTTGCCGCGACGACAGAGGCTGCGCGATGA